One region of Cucurbita pepo subsp. pepo cultivar mu-cu-16 chromosome LG03, ASM280686v2, whole genome shotgun sequence genomic DNA includes:
- the LOC111791267 gene encoding glyceraldehyde-3-phosphate dehydrogenase A, chloroplastic-like, which produces MATATLSVAKPSLQATGKGFGEFSGLRNSSTCLPFARRTSDDFLSVVAFQTSAVGSSGGYKKGIVEAKLKVAINGFGRIGRNFLRCWHGRKDSPLDVIAINDSGGVKQASHLLKYDSTLGIFDADVKPAGDEAISVDGKIIQVVSNRNPLNLPWKDLGIDLVIEGTGVFVDREGAGKHIQAGAKKVLITAPGKGDIPTYVVGVNADAYSPDEPIISNASCTTNCLAPFVKVLDQKFGIIKGTMTTTHSYTGDQRLLDASHRDLRRARAAALNIVPTSTGAAKAVALVLPSLKGKLNGIALRVPTPNVSVVDLVVQVSKKTFAEEVNAAFRESAEKELNGILSVCDEPLVSVDFRCSDVSSTVDSSLTMVMGDDLVKVIAWYDNEWGYSQRVVDLADIVAHNWK; this is translated from the exons ATGGCTACGGCTACTCTCTCAGTAGCCAAACCATCTCTCCAG GCTACTGGAAAGGGATTTGGAGAATTCTCTGGCCTCCGCAACTCGTCGACCTGCCTCCCGTTCGCTAGGCGAACCTCCGATGACTTCCTTTCCGTCGTTGCCTTCCAGACCTCTGCT GTGGGAAGTAGCGGAGGGTATAAGAAAGGGATTGTGGAAGCAAAGCTTAAGGTAGCCATCAATGGGTTTGGAAGGATTGGCAGGAATTTCTTGAGGTGCTGGCATGGTCGCAAGGATTCCCCACTTGATGTCATTGCCATCAACGATTCCGGCGGCGTCAAGCAAGCTTCTCACCTCCTCAAGTACGACTCCACCCTCGGCATCTTTGATGCCGATGTCAAACCTGCCGGAGATGAAGCTATTTCAGTTGATGGCAAGATCATCCAGGTGGTCTCCAACCGCAACCCTCTCAACCTTCCCTGGAA GGACTTGGGAATAGACTTGGTGATTGAAGGAACTGGGGTGTTTGTTGATAGAGAGGGTGCAGGGAAGCATATTCAGGCTGGAGCAAAGAAGGTCCTAATTACAGCACCTGGGAAGGGTGACATTCCGACTTACGTCGTTGGGGTTAATGCCGACGCTTACAGCCCTGATGAGCCTATCATCAGCAATGCTTCTTGCACTACCAATTGCCTAGCTCCTTTTGTCAAGGTCCTTGACCAGAAGTTCG GTATCATCAAGGGAACAATGACTACCACTCACTCCTACACTGGTGACCAGAGGCTACTTGATGCCAGCCACCGTGACCTCAGGAGGGCAAGAGCTGCTGCACTCAACATTGTTCCTACCTCCACAGGAGCAGCCAAAGCTGTTGCTCTAGTCCTCCCTTCTCTTAAAGGAAAACTCAATGGGATTGCACTTCGTGTGCCCACTCCAAATGTGTCTGTTGTAGACCTTGTTGTCCAGGTTTCTAAGAAGACCTTTGCTGAAGAGGTGAATGCAGCATTCCGGGAAAGTGCTGAGAAGGAGCTCAACGGCATCCTCTCTGTTTGTGACGAGCCCCTTGTTTCGGTCGATTTTAGGTGCTCTGATGTCTCCTCAACCGTCGACTCTTCCTTGACTATGGTTATGGGTGATGACTTGGTGAAGGTTATTGCTTGGTATGATAACGAGTGGGGTTACTCTCAACGGGTTGTTGATTTGGCCGACATTGTTGCCCACAACTGGAAATGA